In the genome of Deltaproteobacteria bacterium, one region contains:
- a CDS encoding DUF1566 domain-containing protein — protein sequence MVMTHKHLLIYLAASIGLAGCKLLKSSAGEDANASVVTAAAGEKVEIGKDGKPVKRTALNAGFLWGESPLITWKYTSTKMNWATANNYCLELARVQKKRWRLPVPAELQRALQSGISSSKNPAFGWVYLNQVWTSSWETAQGQEVSMFVDMGDGNALRTSTDHELTTLCVVTTNTNGRSDLWTDETTQLVWRDLGMTLERSGIDAKCREAARLDHLPWRMPTASELETAIKNGIQTSNNIAFGQNYITITWSSDRAYTFGQDGVAIDLRNGNRYVIATDQPLAGICVRPKNH from the coding sequence ATGGTCATGACGCATAAACACTTACTGATCTACTTAGCTGCCAGCATCGGCCTAGCCGGCTGTAAGCTACTTAAGTCTTCAGCTGGTGAAGATGCCAATGCCAGCGTGGTCACCGCTGCTGCAGGCGAGAAGGTTGAGATAGGTAAAGACGGCAAGCCGGTCAAGAGGACGGCACTGAACGCCGGGTTCCTCTGGGGTGAGTCACCGCTCATTACCTGGAAGTACACTTCGACCAAGATGAACTGGGCGACGGCCAACAACTATTGCCTAGAGCTGGCGCGAGTGCAGAAAAAGCGTTGGCGTCTGCCGGTGCCCGCCGAATTACAGCGTGCGCTCCAGAGCGGTATCAGCTCAAGTAAGAACCCTGCCTTTGGCTGGGTTTACCTGAATCAAGTATGGACCTCGTCTTGGGAGACGGCTCAGGGTCAGGAAGTATCGATGTTTGTCGACATGGGTGATGGTAACGCCCTGCGGACCAGCACCGACCACGAGCTCACAACGCTCTGCGTGGTCACGACCAATACCAATGGACGGAGTGATCTCTGGACTGATGAAACGACTCAGCTAGTGTGGCGTGATTTAGGGATGACCTTAGAGCGCAGCGGTATTGATGCTAAGTGCCGCGAGGCTGCTCGACTCGATCATCTGCCCTGGCGCATGCCGACAGCTAGTGAGCTGGAGACCGCGATTAAAAACGGGATTCAGACATCCAACAACATCGCTTTCGGACAAAACTACATTACGATTACCTGGTCCTCAGATCGGGCCTACACCTTCGGGCAGGACGGTGTCGCTATCGATCTGCGTAACGGTAACCGCTATGTCATCGCGACAGATCAGCCGCTTGCTGGCATCTGTGTGCGGCCGAAAAATCACTAA
- a CDS encoding DUF2844 domain-containing protein: MQVITHRLRGLLFVLTMSSFVSSPSFGQLGDKVASIDLLATKTKLTKKPPVPYKNYTVYELSDGTLTIREYADKDGKIFAVAWDALSHPDLSLLLGTYFDDFSVSVTHGGRPYGRPSQSEVRGEHVTVIKWGHMRAAHGKAYLHSDLPSDLKPEAIE, encoded by the coding sequence ATGCAGGTCATTACTCACAGACTCAGAGGGTTATTGTTTGTTCTCACGATGAGCAGCTTTGTCAGCAGCCCATCGTTCGGTCAGCTTGGTGACAAAGTAGCATCAATCGATCTACTAGCGACCAAAACCAAACTGACCAAAAAGCCACCCGTTCCCTATAAAAACTATACAGTTTATGAGCTTTCGGACGGCACCCTGACCATCAGAGAATACGCTGATAAAGACGGCAAGATCTTTGCCGTGGCATGGGACGCCCTGAGCCATCCCGACCTAAGTCTGTTGCTTGGGACTTACTTTGATGATTTCTCGGTTAGTGTCACTCATGGTGGACGCCCATACGGTCGGCCTAGCCAAAGTGAAGTCCGCGGTGAACACGTTACGGTCATCAAATGGGGCCATATGCGCGCAGCACACGGCAAGGCCTACCTTCACAGCGACCTGCCATCCGACCTGAAGCCTGAGGCAATCGAGTGA
- a CDS encoding DEAD/DEAH box helicase has protein sequence MSHSDKAALPPFDIVLYPEPALRLVTDGAGADRMSDAALNLNNYLLANPGRGLLHLASTWPTEPLRASVSYWRDLGRLHLTRSLAEADTTLSEQDLQRLLRSAPPLPGGEHLSTATLSELWRAMDQATTAWEAESDQPLQESLARIHPAWDTIGRICFNLAENRPDAAQPFAFLATYTTRLSLGAKPKHAPLGRVLQELVAKSQTTTMTKIGAALESAAAVSQFVASMTTSRRLYSPQALNAAEAYQLLSEISNIEACGVMVRVPAWWESQSRPSVKVAIELGSTPPKSANGAGAILDFRMRLALQGQALSDDEWRQLRDNADGLVLLRGQWVEADGKKLDKVLSHWSQIEALVGGQGMSFVQAMRILSRVPAATVMPGAGTSTLDPESERQWTEVTAGDWLRDQLGAIRLATESSKDDPAPRGDDFRASLRPYQKAGVHWLLTLHRLGLGACLADDMGLGKTVQMLALMVALKRERTADAPHKPHLLVAPATLLPNWQAEAAKFAPDLKVFLAHGSAYPSQRLRQMPSDEIGAADLVVVTYGGLLQFGWHKQIDWDIVVLDEAQAIKNPAAQQTVAVKDLRAVQRIALTGTPVENRPLDLWSIFDFVVPDLLGKAKDFQKLFAASVDDATNQETLAANYQRVRALIRPYFLRRLKTDRSLLPDLPDKTEIETRCALVPQQAALYAKIVDDLKKDLKDLPKDSVQRRGAVLSALMRLKQICNHPAMITGDGNYHPRMSGKFLRLGDIAQDIAQRHEKMLVFTQFRMLTDVLAGFLGTIFGRPGFVLHGDTSIDKRRRMVDEFQRLDGPPFFILSLKAGGTGLTLTAASHVVHFDRWWNPAVEDQATDRAYRIGQRRNILVHKFACSGTIEARIATLLSDKRSVSRHVLPDGSGGELNLTTLSDDELMQLVALDLTQVADKNDLMTTSDEVRDHG, from the coding sequence ATGAGCCATAGCGACAAGGCGGCTCTGCCGCCTTTTGACATCGTTTTATATCCAGAACCAGCACTGCGCCTCGTCACTGATGGAGCGGGCGCTGACCGCATGAGCGATGCTGCGCTGAATCTAAATAATTATTTATTAGCTAATCCAGGTCGTGGCCTACTCCATCTAGCCAGTACTTGGCCAACTGAGCCACTTAGGGCTAGCGTCAGCTACTGGCGTGATCTTGGGCGCCTGCATTTGACGCGTAGTCTGGCCGAGGCTGACACGACGCTCTCAGAGCAAGATTTACAGCGACTTCTCCGTAGCGCACCGCCTCTACCCGGAGGGGAACACTTAAGCACCGCGACGCTGTCTGAACTTTGGCGCGCTATGGACCAGGCCACGACTGCATGGGAGGCAGAGTCAGACCAGCCGCTACAAGAATCGCTCGCACGCATACACCCGGCTTGGGATACCATTGGTCGTATTTGTTTTAATCTGGCAGAAAATCGTCCCGATGCGGCGCAGCCGTTCGCCTTTCTCGCCACCTACACGACACGGCTTTCGCTGGGCGCCAAACCTAAACACGCACCATTGGGCCGCGTCCTCCAGGAGTTGGTGGCTAAGAGCCAGACGACGACGATGACCAAGATCGGCGCCGCTCTGGAGTCCGCCGCAGCAGTCAGTCAGTTTGTGGCGTCTATGACAACATCGCGACGCCTTTACAGCCCTCAGGCTCTCAACGCTGCCGAGGCTTATCAACTCCTATCGGAGATCAGCAACATCGAAGCCTGCGGCGTGATGGTACGGGTCCCCGCGTGGTGGGAGTCTCAGAGTCGCCCCAGCGTTAAGGTGGCGATCGAGCTTGGCTCTACGCCACCTAAAAGCGCCAATGGCGCAGGTGCGATTCTTGATTTCCGCATGCGCTTAGCGCTGCAGGGACAAGCTCTATCAGATGACGAATGGCGCCAACTCCGCGACAATGCCGATGGGCTGGTGCTTTTGCGCGGTCAGTGGGTCGAAGCCGACGGCAAAAAACTCGACAAGGTCCTAAGTCACTGGAGTCAGATCGAAGCACTAGTCGGCGGCCAGGGCATGAGCTTTGTCCAGGCTATGCGGATCCTGAGTCGTGTCCCTGCGGCCACCGTAATGCCGGGCGCAGGCACTTCTACGCTCGACCCCGAGAGCGAGAGACAGTGGACAGAGGTCACGGCGGGTGATTGGCTCCGCGATCAACTCGGCGCGATTAGACTGGCCACCGAGTCTAGCAAGGATGATCCGGCACCTCGCGGGGATGACTTTCGCGCTAGTCTCAGACCGTATCAAAAAGCGGGAGTGCACTGGCTACTCACGCTCCACCGCCTTGGACTTGGCGCGTGCCTAGCCGACGATATGGGTCTTGGCAAGACGGTGCAGATGCTTGCTCTCATGGTGGCTCTCAAACGAGAACGCACCGCCGATGCTCCGCACAAACCGCACCTGCTCGTAGCACCGGCAACGCTGCTTCCCAACTGGCAGGCTGAGGCCGCTAAATTTGCCCCAGATCTCAAAGTTTTCCTCGCGCACGGTTCAGCCTACCCAAGTCAACGTCTAAGACAGATGCCCAGCGACGAGATTGGCGCGGCTGATCTGGTCGTGGTGACCTACGGTGGACTACTGCAGTTTGGGTGGCATAAACAAATCGACTGGGACATCGTGGTCCTCGATGAGGCTCAGGCCATCAAGAATCCCGCAGCACAGCAGACGGTAGCTGTGAAAGATCTGCGTGCCGTGCAGCGCATCGCGCTCACCGGCACACCGGTGGAGAATCGCCCACTAGATCTCTGGTCCATTTTTGATTTCGTCGTTCCGGATCTACTTGGCAAGGCCAAAGACTTTCAAAAACTCTTTGCAGCGAGTGTCGATGACGCCACCAATCAGGAGACTCTTGCCGCCAACTACCAGCGCGTCCGCGCGTTAATTCGCCCCTACTTTCTGCGCCGCCTCAAGACGGATCGCAGTCTTCTACCAGATTTACCAGATAAGACTGAAATAGAGACTAGGTGCGCCTTGGTCCCGCAGCAGGCAGCCCTTTACGCCAAGATTGTCGATGATCTCAAGAAGGACCTCAAAGATCTGCCTAAAGACAGCGTACAACGCCGTGGCGCCGTACTCTCAGCGCTCATGCGCCTTAAGCAAATTTGTAATCACCCAGCGATGATCACTGGTGATGGCAACTACCATCCTAGGATGAGTGGTAAATTTCTACGCCTTGGAGACATTGCGCAAGACATCGCACAGCGTCACGAAAAGATGCTGGTCTTCACCCAGTTCAGGATGCTCACGGATGTACTTGCCGGATTTCTCGGCACTATCTTTGGACGTCCTGGCTTTGTCCTGCACGGCGACACCTCGATCGACAAGCGCCGTCGCATGGTTGATGAATTCCAGCGTCTCGATGGACCGCCGTTCTTTATTCTGTCGCTGAAGGCCGGCGGCACGGGCTTAACACTGACCGCAGCGAGTCATGTCGTGCATTTTGATCGGTGGTGGAATCCAGCTGTTGAAGATCAAGCCACCGATCGCGCCTATCGCATCGGCCAGCGTCGTAATATCCTGGTGCATAAGTTTGCCTGCAGCGGCACCATCGAGGCTCGCATTGCGACGTTGCTCTCAGATAAGCGCTCGGTGTCACGCCATGTGTTGCCGGATGGGTCCGGAGGAGAGTTGAATTTAACCACCCTGAGTGATGACGAACTCATGCAGTTAGTAGCGCTCGATTTAACCCAGGTTGCTGACAAAAACGACTTGATGACTACTTCAGATGAGGTACGTGACCATGGATGA